The following are encoded in a window of Tessaracoccus flavescens genomic DNA:
- the ssd gene encoding septum site-determining protein Ssd: protein MDDVTGYALLCSRDPLLIEAVEVSAAALDVELRVAGAPEEAAGQWAGAAVRLIGVEVARRSGSPGRGAAHLVGASVDELARCSAELGLPVIPLPEAADRLGSVLAGAVRSVRAARTVAVVGASGGLGVSTLVVSLAMLAARGGARAVAVDLAPASGGLDLLVGAETVRGLRWSDLGQARGELGDVFGGLPQVDGAAVLSRSRQAEAPGGEAVEAVLGGLGRSSDVMVIDAGRGPAPPEAERVLVVVGADVRSVAAAQMLDLGRAQAGIVVRSGPGRTVPEAAVCRSLGAECAGVVGSHKALPRLAELGMTPLAGASRRYAKQVSRILGWVRDA from the coding sequence ATGGACGACGTGACCGGATATGCGCTGCTGTGCAGCCGCGACCCTCTCCTCATCGAAGCCGTGGAGGTCAGTGCCGCCGCGCTCGACGTCGAGCTGCGGGTCGCGGGGGCGCCCGAGGAGGCCGCCGGGCAGTGGGCTGGCGCCGCTGTGCGGCTGATCGGTGTCGAGGTGGCGCGACGGTCGGGGTCGCCGGGGCGTGGGGCGGCCCACCTCGTCGGTGCCTCGGTCGACGAGCTCGCGAGATGTTCGGCCGAGCTGGGTCTCCCCGTGATCCCCTTGCCGGAGGCGGCGGACCGGCTCGGCTCCGTCCTGGCCGGGGCCGTGCGGTCGGTGCGCGCCGCCCGCACCGTCGCGGTCGTCGGGGCCTCGGGCGGGCTCGGCGTGAGCACGCTCGTGGTCTCGCTTGCGATGCTGGCCGCCCGTGGCGGAGCGCGGGCCGTCGCCGTCGATCTGGCGCCCGCGAGCGGTGGGCTCGATCTGCTCGTCGGTGCAGAGACGGTACGCGGCCTCCGCTGGTCGGATCTTGGCCAGGCGCGCGGCGAGCTGGGTGACGTCTTCGGCGGGCTGCCACAGGTGGATGGGGCCGCGGTGCTCTCCCGCTCGAGGCAGGCCGAGGCGCCGGGGGGTGAGGCCGTCGAGGCAGTGCTCGGTGGGTTGGGCCGCTCCAGCGATGTGATGGTGATCGACGCCGGCCGCGGGCCGGCGCCGCCCGAGGCCGAGCGGGTGCTGGTCGTGGTGGGTGCGGACGTGCGTTCGGTCGCGGCAGCCCAGATGCTCGACCTCGGGCGGGCTCAGGCGGGGATCGTCGTCCGGTCGGGCCCAGGACGGACGGTTCCCGAGGCGGCGGTGTGCCGATCCCTCGGTGCCGAGTGCGCAGGTGTCGTCGGCTCGCACAAGGCGTTGCCACGGCTGGCGGAGCTGGGCATGACGCCGCTCGCGGGGGCCTCCCGCAGATATGCGAAGCAGGTCTCCCGGATTCTGGGATGGGTGCGAGATGCGTGA